The following are from one region of the Entelurus aequoreus isolate RoL-2023_Sb linkage group LG17, RoL_Eaeq_v1.1, whole genome shotgun sequence genome:
- the LOC133632468 gene encoding zinc finger protein OZF-like isoform X5, which produces MDDYCYAKMATSAKREHERESAPPTENNLKSEDEDVQQLIGNPEEVSPQLGGSSTLKQETPQPPCIKKEEEELCITQEGECLLGREEADYTKFPLSVKTEDDEEKPQVDNLLAPLSHSEAKDKVEEPMSRKTDCKELPLQPKEGSSTLKQEASQPPHIKKEEEELCITQEGECLLGREEADYTKFPLSILSVKTEDDEEKPQVDNLLAPLSDSEAEDEVEVTLSSNKDCEGDMRTHTDNKHSECSSKKRGKTCLSCSVCAKSFTKKCHLTRHMRTHTGEKPFNCSVCGKSFSQNCTLTAHMKTHTGEKPFECLVCGKSFALNSRLTQHMRTHTGKKLFKCLVCGKSVSLNSRLTQHMRTHTGEKPFNCSVCGKSFSQNCRFAQHMRTHTGEKPFNCSVCGKSFSQNCTLTAHMKTHTGEKPFNCSVCGKSFHRNRRLTQHMKIHTGEKPFKCLVCGKSFSQNCRLTLHMRTHTGENTCSCLVCGKIFSRNSSLTEHMRRHTGEKPFNCSICGENFSIKSHLTEHMRTHTGEKPFSCSVCCKRFAHNAAAAKHIRTHKGK; this is translated from the coding sequence acgtccagcagctgatcggtaatccagaagaagtttcccctcagttaggggggagctccactttgaagcaggagactccacaaccaccctgcattaaaaaggaagaggaggaactctgcatcactcaggagggagagtgtcttctaggacgagaggaagctgattacaccaagtttccactctctgtgaagactgaagatgatgaagagaaaccacaagtagacaacctcttagctccactatcacaTAGTGAGGCGAAAGACAAGGTTGAAGAACCTATGAGTAGGAAAACTGACTGTAAAGAACTTCCCCTTCAGCCTAAGGAGggcagctccactttgaagcaggaggcttcacagccccctcacattaaaaaggaagaggaggaactctgcatcactcaggagggagagtgtcttctaggacgagaggaagctgattacaccaaatttccactgagtattctctctgtgaagactgaagatgatgaagagaaaccacaagtagacaacctcttagctccactatcagatagtgaggctgaagacgaggttgaagtaactttgagcagcaataaagactgtgaaggtgatatgaggactcacactgacaacaaacactctgaatgctcttcaaagaagagaggtaaaacatgtttgagctgctcagtttgtgctaaaagttttactaaaaagtgccatttgactcgacacatgagaacacacacaggtgaaaaaccatttaattgttcagtttgtggaaaaagcttttctcaaaattgcactttgactgctcacatgaaaacacacacaggtgaaaaaccatttgaatgtttagtttgtggcaaaagctttgctCTAAATAgccgtttgactcaacacatgagaacacacacaggtaagAAACTATTTAAATGtttagtttgtggcaaaagcgttTCTCTAAATAGCCGTTTGacacaacacatgagaacacacacaggtgaaaaaccatttaattgttcagtttgtggaaaaagcttttctcaaaattgccGTTttgctcaacacatgagaacacacacaggtgaaaaaccatttaattgttcagtttgtggaaaaagcttttctcaaaattgcactttgactgcacacatgaaaacacacacaggagaaaaaccatttaattgttcagtttgtggcaaaagttttCATCGAAATCgccgtttgactcaacacatgaaaatacacacaggtgagaaaccatttaaatgtttagtttgtggcaaaagcttttctcaaaattgccGTTTGACtctgcacatgagaacacacacaggtgaaaacacATGTAGTTGTTTAGTTTGTGGCAAAATCTTTTCTCGAAATAGCTCTTTGACcgaacacatgagaagacacacgggtgaaaaaccatttaactgttcgATTTGTGGTGAAAACTTTTCTATTAAGAgccatttgactgaacacatgagaacacacacaggtgaaaagccatttagttgttcagtgtgctgtaaaaggttcgcACATAATGCAGCCGCAgcaaaacacataagaacacacaagggtAAATAg